The region TGGGGTAATTATCTTCCATGACTGATAGTGATACTTGGCGGTAATCGATCATACACCGCCCAGACAGCCTCCAACTGATGACCGATCATCTAAAGAACGTGTTTATGCATTCACCCGGACTCCATACTTGAAGAAAACACCGTTTTTGTTACAGTACCAGAATGAATTCAGCCGGACTGCTGTGTGATACCGAGCGGCCGCGGCACCGTCCTTTCCTGATCGGGGTGAGCGGAGGAACGGCCAGCGGAAAGGTGCGAAACACTACATGCATGAAGGAAACTGATGCATATTGCTGTTATTTAATGCATGCAAACCTACTATTTTCTTTTAGCCAAGTCACAGTCAGTATGTACCTCTTTTATGCCCTCTAGTCTACAGCATAAGTTTTTCTAAGCCCCATGTTCAGTAcgtgattttttaaatgattgcaaccaattaaaatgtttgaaaagtaTCAAAGAACAGAGAGCCACTGTCAAATGCACCATTTGTAGACAGGACTTCCTTTTCTGACACATGGTCCCAGGAACGCATGGTGTGAGAAAGCGGCAAAATTATTCGCTTTAGTaatcttatttaaaatgacatgaactgcacataaaaatgtgtgtgtgtgtgtgtgtgtatgaaggtGTAGAGAAGACTTTTGTCaggttttatgatttttattttgcatgttcagaaatTGCCTCGGGGCACATTATACAACAAGGGGTAAGGAGGTAAGGGGTCCACAGCTCCCATCCCTTCTCACGATTTCCCATTGACAATACATACGGGCAAATAATGTTTGACAAAAAGGGAAGATGCAAGGTTCCTGGGTGCGCAGGGACACCCAAAGTGATGTGCAGAAAGTGTAAGGTGCACCTCTGTTTCACAGCAGAGAAGAAGTGCTTTTTGAAGTTAAGATTTTGAGTAAAATCTCATTGCACGAAGTACATGATATGACACAACACTTCATCAGGAGTTTAACATATGCTTGTGATggccttttttaaattttgtttaatttttttaattattattttattaaaattatttcaatttgtATTTACAGAATGTGTAAATATGAGAAATCTGTCAAATATGAGAACTTGCTGttgaattttgtaatttttaaagttcaataaaaaaaaaaaaagaaccagcTACTGAATGTCTTTTAGTGTTTTTCCCTTTTCATTTAAGGATTTCTTGACAGATTTGTGATTTTGAACATTGTCTGATGATATGTGAATGAAGATCAATAAAATGTTCCCAAATAAACGAAAAATTACGTGGAATAATGTTTTATCATGTACCGTCAAAATGTGTGCAGTAGAGGGTTAAATATATAGTGCATGTTTGCATTTAAGTGAAATGCATGCAAGAACAGCATGcaaaatgttattacatttttgtaggAATTTACACAGATAGCCTATAGCAATAGCAACAGGCCCTTTTATTAACGTCTAGTGTCCACTTGTAACAGAATCTGTAATGATATTCAGGCTGATGCAACTGCAAATAGACACTAGATTCGTCAGTCCAGGACAATAACTGCTGTTTTTCTCCTGTCAGTCCACAGTGTGTGCAAAAATCATGGAGCTTTTGGGTCAGAATAAGGTGGATCATCACCAGAGGAAGGTCACTATCGTCAGCCAGGACAGTTTCTACCGGGTTCTCACTCCAGAACAGAAGGCCAAAGCTTTGAAAGGCCAGTACAACTTTGACCATCCaggtaaaaaaacaataaggAATTATTCACCCGTGTGTAAAAATGCCGTGATTTGATCTTTATGTCCTTAAAACACAAAACCATTGTAAGAAAAGTTCAGGAAAACAGATGTGGAGGGTCATTAAAtgccatttttaatgttttctctctctcagatgCGTTTGATACAGAGTTAATGTGTCAGACGCTGAAGGACATCATAGAAGGAAAGGTGGTGGAAGTTCCCACGTATGACTTCATCACCCATTCCAGGCAATAAGACAAGCCTTTCCCTCATAACGACACACTTTCTCTTCATGTGTACTTTGATAGCGTGTGTTTGTCTGATAACAGACTGtcgattgtgtgtgtgtgtgtaggctgCCAGGGAAGATATGTGTGTATCCCGCTGATGTGGTGCTGTTTGAGGGGATTCTGGTGTTCTACACACAGGAAGTCAGAGACATGTTCCACATGAAACTGTTTGTGGACACAGACTCAGACGTACGCCTGTCTCGCAGAGGTAATGCACAAAttatcgtaaaaaaaaaaaggatcatACAAACTCACCAAGTCATTTCTGTGCAGTAGAGAGAatctttttatgtattttataaaatatacattttcatggagtttttatttttgcattttcaaatgatttcttttttaatttaacattctAAATCACTGCAAAGTTGTTTGGTTCAGGTTGTGCTATAtctgtttttttcatttcaattttgtaTTTCCAGATATATTCTTATTAATTACAGTTACGAAATAGTATATTTTAAgagttaaagttttaaaatatattagaattttacatttgcaaaactttaaatgaaaaaaatgattatgtAGTTAAAGTTCTATTAAAGTTCAAACTTTTGAGGtcattatgattttaaaatgttttaactgtaataactgttttctatttaaatgtattttaagatgtaatttattgctgtgatcaaagctgaattttcagcatcttcagtgtcacatgatccttcagaaatcattctaatatgctgatttgctgctccagacacatttcttattaatagtATTGAAACCAGTTTTTTTGTGTGCATGGAAACTGAcacttttttttaggattctttgatgaatagaaagtttatttaaaataaattttaaattatttaaagtcttttgcaacattataaatatctttactgacagttttgatcaatttaacgtttccttgctaaataaaaatattaatgaaaaaaaacaaaaactaatcttactgaccccaaacgtgtatatttatttcatttagtttttagtcaatttaatatttttaattttaattttatggaaacatgaaatattaatcCCCCTAGCTGTATGTTGCCTGTATAACAGcatgtattttgtgtgtttaGTTCTGCGCGACATGAGAAGAGGTCGAGATCTGGAACAGATTCTCACACAATACACCACGTTTGTTAAACCAGCCTTTGAAGAGTTCTGCCTTCCGGTGagaaaacacacatactgaCAATTGGATAGTTGTGTTATAGTTATATGATGCATTCATGACATCTGAAATCTCTCTCCAACCTCTCAGACCAAGAAATATGCAGATGTCATAATACCTCGTGGAGTTGATAACATGGGTAAATATGAGTCAAAAggcaataaatattcaaaaataagcCTTTCTTTTCTGAACTGTTGCTTCTCTTTTGTCTTTTGAATCTTCTTTAGTGGCAATAAACCTGATTGTGCAGCATATTCAGGACATCCTCAATGGTGACATCTGCAAATGGCAGAGGGGTTCTGTCAATGGGCACGCCCATGGGCGGAGTCTAAAGAGGGGCGTGGCTGAACACAGCGAGAACTCTAGCGGAGGCGGGAATATACCGGCAAAACGCCCCCTACTAGAGCCCAGCACACGACCACATTAACACGCACAGAAGAGTCTCATACCATCAAAAAACCTGAAAgcttgaatttgaatttttctGCATGCTTCCAACACACAATCTCTGTAAGGCTAGtattttttccaaaaattaGAATTTGATGAAAATGATCACACCCCcgggccatccaagatgtagatgagtttcttCATTGGAAAAGATTTGgggaaatgtagcattccatcctctgaagtgaatgggtgccgtcagattgagagtccaaccagctgataaaaacatcacaataatccttgtcttgtgaagtgaaaagttgcgtgtttgtaacaaaaaaaaaatctataatgaAGAAGTTTTACGAGTCTTCTATCCACAATATTGTTTTCTCCTGTGAAAAACtcgtctcatctgaatcagaagagaaatatgcacTGATCAAGCTCTGTTTACAGATGAacacagttctaaacaaatatgtgagaTATAAGATTTTGATGTGACAGGACAGCAGGAgatgaactttttcactggaggaagcgttattatggattatggactcgtattttagccagaagtgatggtttgaagttaaaaacctgtttgtgatggatttgtttcttacaaatactcaccttttcactttacaagacattaactgatggactggagtggtgtggattacttgtggattattgtggtgtttttatcagctgtttggactctcattctgacggcacccattcaccgcagaggatccactgctgagcaagtgatgcaatgctacatttctccaa is a window of Onychostoma macrolepis isolate SWU-2019 chromosome 21, ASM1243209v1, whole genome shotgun sequence DNA encoding:
- the uck1 gene encoding uridine-cytidine kinase 1; protein product: MNSAGLLCDTERPRHRPFLIGVSGGTASGKSTVCAKIMELLGQNKVDHHQRKVTIVSQDSFYRVLTPEQKAKALKGQYNFDHPDAFDTELMCQTLKDIIEGKVVEVPTYDFITHSRLPGKICVYPADVVLFEGILVFYTQEVRDMFHMKLFVDTDSDVRLSRRVLRDMRRGRDLEQILTQYTTFVKPAFEEFCLPTKKYADVIIPRGVDNMVAINLIVQHIQDILNGDICKWQRGSVNGHAHGRSLKRGVAEHSENSSGGGNIPAKRPLLEPSTRPH